The following is a genomic window from Synechococcus sp. JA-2-3B'a(2-13).
AATGCGAGGTTACAATAGAACCATGACCCAAGTCCTGACCGTATCCTGCAAGCTCAAGGCGTCCCAGTCGCAAGCCGCCAAATTGGACGCGACTTTGGAGGCTTTTGGCCAAGCCTTGAACTGGGTCAACCAAAACACACCCGAGAAAGTCGCCAACGCCGTTAAGCTCCAGTCTCTGTGCTACCGCGAAATCCGTGCCCGGTTCGGCTTGTCCAGTAACTTGGCAAGGACTACGTCCCGCTTACGCGACCAGCAGGTCTGCAGACGGCTGGCCGGCGCCCGTAAAGTTGCCCAACAGAAAAACCGCCCCGTCAAAGCGTTCAAAGGGGGCTTCGCTACCTACGACGCTCGTATCTTTTCGTTCCGCGAGAAAGACTGGACGGTGTCGCTGACCACGGTGGAGGGTCGGGAGCGCTTTGAGCTGGCGATTGGCCGCTACCAGAGAGAACGGCTGGCGGGCTCCAATCCCAAATCGGCCACTCTGGTCAAGCGTAAAGACGGCTCCTACTCCATTCAAATCTGTGTAGAAGCGGAGCCATCCCCACCGCAACGCACGGGCAGAGTGCTGGGGGTGGACTTGGGAAGGACAGATATTGCCCATACGTCAGAGGGGGATAACTGGAATGGACAGCAGTTGAACAGAGTCCGAGACCACTACTCCCGGTTGAGGGCGGCACTCCAACGCAAAGCCAGTAAGGGCACACGCAGTTCGCGGCGCAGATGCAGAGAACTGTTGCAACGGCTGTCTGGCAAGGAGAGACGTTTTCAGGCGTGGGTCAATCATCGCATCTCCAAAGCTATTGTCTCTAGGGCAAAAGCTACCAACAGCGCTATCGCCCTGGAAGACCTGACAGGGATCCGGAAAAGAGTCAATCAACAGCCGCGCAGCAAAGCCGAGCGGCGCAGGGCCAACAGTTGGGCGTTCTACCAACTACGCCAGTTTCTGGAATACAAGGCGAGGGTTGCAGGGGTTTCTCTGATTCCTGTGCCGCCTGCTTACACGTCGCAGACCTGTCACCGGTGCTTACACATCCACCCTGAGCAGGGCAAGTCCTACCGCAGTGGCAAGTCGTTCAAGTGTGGGCACTGTGGATGGGAAGGGGATGCGGATTTGAATGGTGCGAATGTGATTGCGCTCTTGGGGGCTGTCGTAAACCAGCCTAGAGGTTCGGGCCTGTTTTGTTCTCTGGTAGGGCAGAGCAGGCTCAGGGCTACTGAAAGCCCGCTCCGTACCGCTTTAGCGGTCGGAGTCGGGTAGTTTACCACTCACCTCTGCTTCTGAATCGTTGCGCAAACAGAATTGCACCACCTGCGAGGTTTGGTCGTCGATGGGGGTAGCCGCTGTGAAAATGATGTGGATGAGGCCGTTGGGGTAGGTGATTTTGAGCTTGCGACCAAAAGGCATAAACCAGGTGCCCTCCAGGATACGCACTGTGCGATCCTCTGACATCCGCAAGTTTTGCTTCTGCAAGTCACTGTTGAACACCGGCAAAACAGAGGTGGCCCGAAGGCCATATTCCAGTTCTTCAAGGCTGTCCAGATCTGGGGGTACAGGCTCGGAGATCACCCCAAAGCTCTGGTGATGGACGAAGTGGAGATGGGCATTGTCAAAGGAGTTTTCCATCAGGCGCAGGCCGGCGCATTTCCAGACCTCATAGAACTGATGAATTTGGCGAAACCGGGAATCCGCCACCTCTGGGATCTCGGGAATATCGGTCAAGGGATCCGCCAATGCCACCCAAACATAGCCATAGCGCTCTTGGCAGCGAAACCCCTCCACCTTGTAGGTAGGGGGGATGAAGTTGTCTGTAAGTTGGGGCACCTTCACACAGGTGCCGGAGCCGTCAAACTCCCAGCCGTGATAGGGGCAGCGGATGTGGCCATTGCAAACAACCCCTTTGGAAAGTTGGGCCGAGCGATGGCAGCAACGATCCAAGACGGCGCAAGGCTGCCCTGACTCATTGAGCCAAAGCACCAGAGGAGTCTTCAGCAGCGTGAAAGCTTGTGGGCCGGTTTCCAGGGCCGACATCGGGATCACGGGGTACCAAAACCGCCTCAGGACAGGTTGCTGGGTAACAAGCATAAACCCGCTCCACAAGCTCTAGTTCGGAGAATCATGAGCTGGCTTTTCGTGAGCCTAGGTGGCTCAAAGCACCGCCCCCCGTGAAAAAGATAGGCGTTGAAATGGCAGAAGTCCGTATAAGCCAACACAGCTTTGCCCTGGGCGCGTTTGTGCATCGATGGCTACCCCCCTGCCCGGGGATGGGCTATTGATCGAAGGAAGCAGAGAAGCGTCGGTGGGCTTCTGTTGGCATGTGGCTGTGAGGAAAGGTGGAAAGGTGCAAAACGAATTGAACCCCGCTCGAGATCCTTGTAGCGCAGGGATCCCGGCCCAACCTACTGCAGAGTCCACCTCCCCCAAACCAGAACCGGCTGCTGAGAGCCGGCCAAACCAACTGACGGATCCAGATCCTCGCCTCAGCTGTTCTCAACAAAAACGAGAGCAGGAACGCCGCTCCTTACCTTGGCGTCTGGGGCTGGCCAACGTGCTCTCGGCAGGGTTGCATTTCATCGCGATGAGCTGGGTGGGTTGGCAGCCTAGGATCCGGGAAGAGGAGGAGATAATCTCCTTTCAGTGGGTGGAGATGGCGGATGAGCCGCCCCCAGAGCCGCAGTGGATTGCGCCCGTCTCCGCCCGTGAGTCCGGTGTCTCTGAACCTCGGGATCACGTATCGGTGCGGCAGTCGCAAGTGCCCAGCCCAAGTGAAGAGGCCACTTCTGCGGCGGCACAGCCTTTGGTTGCCTCAGCCGCAGGGAGTCCTGTCCCTGGGATCCTCCCCCCATCCCCAAGGGAGCTTGAGATGCCCCAACCCAACCGCGACTCTGCCTCTCCTCAGCAGCAGCCAAAGGCCAGGTTAGAAAATCTGTCAGCGGGTTTAGCAGCTCTGGAGCAGGCAGTTGCCGATCACAATTGGGCGGAGGCGCTACATCTGACGGAAGAATGGCTGGATCACTGGCCTCTGTCCTCTCCACAGCGCCAGCAACTGCAGGACTATCGTCAGCATCTGCAAAGCCTACTGGCTACCTCCTCGGCAGCAGCAGTGGAGACCAAATCGGCTCAGATCTCTCCTGCTCAATCCCTCAAGCCTCAACCCGAAAGAGCAGCAAGTTCTCCTGAGGTTTTGCCACAACCCTACCTGTCGGCTCCAGCGGATCCGCATCCAACTTTGCCCTCTCCAGAGCCGATCGCAGCCCCGTTGGAAGAGCCTTCTCCCACCTTGCCCCCGACTTTTCCTACCAGATCCCACAGCTCCAGCCTTGGTCGCACCAGTGGGATAGAGTCCTCGCGGGCAGGCCCACCCAGCCTAAATGCCACCGCCGATCCGGATTGGGGAGACTACTTGGCTCAATTCCAAGAAAGGGTTCGCCAACACTGGATGGTACGGCGGGCATCCGGCTCCTACGTAACAGTGGTGCAGGTGCGTCTGGATCGACAGGGATCCCTGCGGGAACTGCGCCTGCAAACCCCCTCAGAAGATCCCCTGTTGGATGCAGCCGTGCTCAGTGCCATCCAGCGCTCAGCCCCCTTTGCTCCTTTGCCCGAGAGCTATGTTGGCGAAGAACTGATGCTGGAAATTAACGTGTTGAGCGGATCCCTGCAGGCTGGCTCAACCCAGAATCCGAGAAACTAACGTCAGAACCTCAGGCAAGGCCACAAGCCCTGTTCAGAGGGGTTCAGATTTCCGAGTGTCGGCAATGGCCTAGGCCATAGATTTGCGGCGGTTGCGCCGGACGGCTACCGCTTTGCGCTTGCGCTTTTCTAGGTTGGTTTCAAAGTGCCGATGGTTGCGCAAATCCCGCAAAATGCCCGCCTTAGAAACCTGACGCTTGAAGCGACGCAGCGCAGATTCGATCCCTTCGTTTTCGCCAATCGTCACTTGGGTCATAGGAAAGACATCTCCTCCGTCAATCAAATGGGTTTGGTTACAACAGGGATCCCTATCGTGACATACTCCCGACTCCGACTGCTGGCGGTACGGAGCGGGCTTCTCGCTTCATTGGGGAGCTAGTGCAAGAACCCTCCACGAGCAGACACGGGATGCCCCACCGCGTAGCTGTACCAGATTCCGGCAATGCCGTTTTGCACAGCCAGGTTGATTATAGAACAGGGGATGTCCGCCTTTCATTCCGACCCTCGTCCTACGGACAGAGGGCGGGGCTTCAAGGACTCCG
Proteins encoded in this region:
- a CDS encoding energy transducer TonB encodes the protein MQNELNPARDPCSAGIPAQPTAESTSPKPEPAAESRPNQLTDPDPRLSCSQQKREQERRSLPWRLGLANVLSAGLHFIAMSWVGWQPRIREEEEIISFQWVEMADEPPPEPQWIAPVSARESGVSEPRDHVSVRQSQVPSPSEEATSAAAQPLVASAAGSPVPGILPPSPRELEMPQPNRDSASPQQQPKARLENLSAGLAALEQAVADHNWAEALHLTEEWLDHWPLSSPQRQQLQDYRQHLQSLLATSSAAAVETKSAQISPAQSLKPQPERAASSPEVLPQPYLSAPADPHPTLPSPEPIAAPLEEPSPTLPPTFPTRSHSSSLGRTSGIESSRAGPPSLNATADPDWGDYLAQFQERVRQHWMVRRASGSYVTVVQVRLDRQGSLRELRLQTPSEDPLLDAAVLSAIQRSAPFAPLPESYVGEELMLEINVLSGSLQAGSTQNPRN
- a CDS encoding RNA-guided endonuclease InsQ/TnpB family protein, giving the protein MTQVLTVSCKLKASQSQAAKLDATLEAFGQALNWVNQNTPEKVANAVKLQSLCYREIRARFGLSSNLARTTSRLRDQQVCRRLAGARKVAQQKNRPVKAFKGGFATYDARIFSFREKDWTVSLTTVEGRERFELAIGRYQRERLAGSNPKSATLVKRKDGSYSIQICVEAEPSPPQRTGRVLGVDLGRTDIAHTSEGDNWNGQQLNRVRDHYSRLRAALQRKASKGTRSSRRRCRELLQRLSGKERRFQAWVNHRISKAIVSRAKATNSAIALEDLTGIRKRVNQQPRSKAERRRANSWAFYQLRQFLEYKARVAGVSLIPVPPAYTSQTCHRCLHIHPEQGKSYRSGKSFKCGHCGWEGDADLNGANVIALLGAVVNQPRGSGLFCSLVGQSRLRATESPLRTALAVGVG
- a CDS encoding aromatic ring-hydroxylating oxygenase subunit alpha — its product is MLVTQQPVLRRFWYPVIPMSALETGPQAFTLLKTPLVLWLNESGQPCAVLDRCCHRSAQLSKGVVCNGHIRCPYHGWEFDGSGTCVKVPQLTDNFIPPTYKVEGFRCQERYGYVWVALADPLTDIPEIPEVADSRFRQIHQFYEVWKCAGLRLMENSFDNAHLHFVHHQSFGVISEPVPPDLDSLEELEYGLRATSVLPVFNSDLQKQNLRMSEDRTVRILEGTWFMPFGRKLKITYPNGLIHIIFTAATPIDDQTSQVVQFCLRNDSEAEVSGKLPDSDR
- the rpsU gene encoding 30S ribosomal protein S21 gives rise to the protein MTQVTIGENEGIESALRRFKRQVSKAGILRDLRNHRHFETNLEKRKRKAVAVRRNRRKSMA